Part of the Roseofilum casamattae BLCC-M143 genome, AGGCGAGAGCTAAAACATCGTTTAATTACGTTATTTGAACATCTACTGAAACGCCAGTACGTGCCTCTACCCGATTGTTATCGAGGTTGGGAAATAACGATTAAACGAACTCAATTTCGACTGCGGGACATCTTAGCAGATTCTCCGAGTTTATGGAATTTCTTAGCAGAAATATACTTGGACTGTTATGCCGAAGCGTGTGATATGGTGCAGATGGAATACGATCGCACTATTCCCGAGGTTTATTCATTTACCGAAGAGATACCAGAACTCTTAGATTATTTTCCCTGGGAGAACAACAATGACGATCGGCATTCAGAGCGAGATTAAATCTCTGTCTGAAGAAGACTATAGTCCGAGTTTGCGATCGCATTTAGCAGAAAACTTTGTCAAGCAATACTGAAATGGGAGAAAATTGTTTCTGAAAGCGAGCGAAATTCATGCAGATCGGATTCCCCACGATCCTGAATTTACCCTAGAGCAAGCTTTAGCAGAAAATTGGTTATCCTAGCTAAGTATTTTGTATTTTCCGACTGATGCCTTCAGTTTAGGGCGAGTTATCGTCGGTATAGTTAATTCGATTAACAGTGAGATAAGCTACCATCTGAGGACTGAGCGCAGTCGAAGTCCGTGTTGCTCATGGTGTCCGAGCTTCGGCTTCGCTCAGCTCTCGCTGGCTTTGCAATTTTATGTATCACTGCTATTTGAATTAACTATATGGTTGGGCTGGATGGGAGAAGTTTCTTTAACTATCTCTTTGCATTGATTGTGGAAGGCAATAGAAAGTTCGTATAATTCTCTGGCAGATTGTTCGCATTCCTTTAAGAGTTCTAGATCGGCAAGAGCTTGTGCTTCATTAATTGAGGTTTTCATCTTCGCTTCTCCAACGATTAACAATAGTCTCAACTTTTAGTTTAACTTCTATGACTTTACCCAACAGATTACTGA contains:
- a CDS encoding DUF29 domain-containing protein, yielding MSTLNLQNLYEQDFALWVESTVARLKDGNLEVIDLEHLIDEVESLAKRDRRELKHRLITLFEHLLKRQYVPLPDCYRGWEITIKRTQFRLRDILADSPSLWNFLAEIYLDCYAEACDMVQMEYDRTIPEVYSFTEEIPELLDYFPWENNNDDRHSERD